One segment of Microtus ochrogaster isolate Prairie Vole_2 unplaced genomic scaffold, MicOch1.0 UNK15, whole genome shotgun sequence DNA contains the following:
- the LOC102002892 gene encoding olfactory receptor 7C1-like translates to MEPENHTGIPEFYLLGLSENPEIQSALFGLFLSLYLVTIFGNLLIILAIVSDPKLHTPMYLFLSNLSFSDICFTSTTVPKMLLNIQTQRKRITYVGCIAQMYFFTVFGLLDNLLLTVMAYDRFVAICHPLHYTVLMSPKLCFYLLLLAWLISILGALPESLTALRLSFCAVVEIPHYFCELPELLKLACSNTFINNVVLYIVTGIMGFFPLAGIIFSYSQIVTSVLQISTAGGKYKAFSTCGSHLSVVSLFYGTCLGVYLSSTWTQASWAGVLASILYTVVTPMMNPFIYSLRNRDMKRALNTLLCNPSSPS, encoded by the coding sequence ATGGAACCAGAAAATCACACAGGGATTCCAGAGTTTTATCTGTTGGGActttcagagaacccagagaTTCAGTCTGCTCTTTTTGGACTGTTTCTGTCTTTGTACTTGGTGACGATCTTTGGGAATCTGCTCATCATCCTGGCCATTGTCTCTGACCCTAAACTGCACACGCCCATGTATTTATTCCTCTCTAACCTCTCCTTCTCTGACATCTGCTTTACCTCTACCACTGTCCCGAAGATGCTGCTGaacatccagacacagaggaagcgcATCACCTACGTGGGCTGCATCGCACAGATGTACTTTTTCACGGTCTTTGGACTTCTGGACAATTTGCTTCTGACTGTGATGGCATATGACCGCTTTGTGGCCATCTGTCACCCTCTGCACTACACGGTCCTTATGAGCCCTAAGCTCTGTTTCTACCTACTTCTCCTGGCATGGCTCATAAGCATTCTCGGAGCCCTGCCTGAGAGTTTAACTGCTCTGAGACTGTCATTCTGTGCCGTCGTGGAAATCCCACACTATTTTTGTGAGCTTCCTGAACTCCTCAAGCTAGCCTGCTCCAACACCTTCATCAACAATGTCGTGTTGTATATTGTAACCGGTATCATGGGCTTTTTTCCCCTTGCTGGGATAATTTTCTCTTATTCTCAGATTGTGACATCTGTCCTTCAGATTTCAACAGCAGGAGGGAAATATAAAGCATTTTCCACCTGTGGTTCTCACCTCTCAGTTGTCTCTCTGTTCTACGGAACCTGCCTAGGCGTGTACCTCAGTTCTACATGGACACAGGCTTCTTGGGCAGGGGTGCTCGCCTCCATTCTGTATACTGTGGTCACTCCCATGATGAACCC